The Setaria italica strain Yugu1 chromosome IX, Setaria_italica_v2.0, whole genome shotgun sequence genome has a window encoding:
- the LOC101781740 gene encoding ABC transporter G family member 5, whose protein sequence is MSRFVDKLPFFDRRSSPMEEAEDIPRNGLLHMHHQPHQHHHSGLLMQPQPSPPVKQQQSFTLAQLLKRVNEARSDASSPTSSPTHSHYTIELGGSVPGSTGSDLSEHMHGGGRGGDGPLLPFVLKFTDLTYSVKQRKKGSCLPALPFRRGGGEPAEPEAPRMKTLLDNISGEAREGEIMAVLGASGSGKSTLIDALANRIVKESLHGSVTLNGESLDSNLLKVISAYVMQDDLLYPMLTVEETLMFAAEFRLPRSLPTKEKKKRVQALIDQLGLRNAAGTIIGDEGHRGVSGGERRRVSIGVDIIHDPIVLFLDEPTSGLDSTSAFMVVKVLQRIAQSGSVVVMSIHQPSYRILGLLDRLLFLSRGQTVYYGPPGALPSFFDDFGKPIPGNENPTEFALDLIRELETMPDGARDLVEHNRKWQMRMAPKAKHHDGRGEKPSLSLKEAISASISRGKLVSGATDGSVSVHSGEPLPAAAVSKFANPFWIEMGVLTRRAFINTKRTPEIFIIRLAAVLVTGFILATIFWRLDDSPKGVQERLGFFAIAMSTMFYTCSDALPVFLNERYIFLRETAYNAYRRSSYVLSHTIVGFPSLIVLSLAFALTTFFAVGLAGGAEGFFFFVAIVLASFWAGSGFATFLSGVVTNVMLGYPVVVSTLAYFLLFSGFFINRDRIPRYWIWFHYLSLVKYPYEAVMQNEFSDPGRCFVRGVQMFDNTPLAALPGVLKVRVLRAMSQSLGVDIGTATCITTGPDFLAQQAVTDLTKWDCLWITVAWGFLFRILFYISLLLGSRNKRR, encoded by the coding sequence ATGTCGCGGTTCGTGGACAAGCTGCCGTTCTTTGACAGGAGATCGTCGCCGATGGAGGAAGCCGAGGACATCCCGCGGAACGGCCTCCTGCACATGCACCACCAGccgcaccagcaccaccacagCGGCCTGCTCATGCAGCcgcagccgtcgccgccggtgaaGCAGCAGCAGTCGTTCACGCTGGCCCAGCTGCTGAAGCGCGTCAACGAGGCGCGCAGCGACGCGTCGTCGCCCACGTCCTCGCCCACGCACTCGCACTACACCATCGAGCTGGGCGGCTCCGTCCCGGGCTCCACCGGCAGCGACCTGAGCGAGCACatgcacggcggcggccgcgggggggACGGGCCGCTGCTGCCGTTCGTGCTCAAGTTCACGGACCTGACATACAGCGTCAAGCAGCGGAAGAAGGGCTCGTGCCTGCCGGCGCTGCCGTTCCGCCGCGGTGGCGGGGAGCCGGCCGAGCCCGAGGCGCCCAGGATGAAGACGCTGCTGGACAACATCTCCGGCGAGGCGCGGGAGGGCGAGATCATGGCAGTGCTTGGCGCCAGCGGCTCCGGCAAGAGCACGCTCATCGACGCGCTCGCCAACCGCATCGTCAAGGAGAGCCTCCACGGCTCCGTCACGCTCAACGGCGAGTCGCTCGACAGCAACCTACTCAAGGTCATCTCCGCGTACGTCATGCAGGACGACCTCCTGTACCCGATGCTCACCGTGGAGGAGACCCTCATGTTCGCCGCCGAGTTCCGCCTCCCGCGCTCCCTCCCcaccaaggagaagaagaagcgcgTGCAGGCGCTCATCGACCAGCTCGGCCTGCGCAACGCGGCCGGCACCATCATCGGCGACGAGGGCCACCGCGGCGTGTCGGGCGGGGAGCGCCGCCGCGTGTCCATCGGCGTGGACATCATCCACGATCCCATCGTGCTGTTCCTCGACGAGCCCACCTCCGGGCTCGACTCCACCAGCGCCTTCATGGTGGTCAAGGTGCTCCAGCGCATCGCGCAGAGCGGCAGCGTGGTGGTTATGTCCATCCACCAGCCGAGCTACCGCATCCTCGGCCTCCTCGACCGCCTCCTGTTCCTCTCCCGCGGCCAGACGGTGTACTACGGCCCGCCGGGCGCGCTGCCGTCCTTCTTCGACGACTTCGGCAAGCCCATCCCGGGCAACGAGAACCCGACCGAGTTCGCGCTCGACCTCATCAGGGAGCTGGAGACCATGCCGGACGGGGCCAGGGACCTCGTCGAGCACAACAGAAAGTGGCAGATGCGCATGGCGCCAAAGGCGAAGCACCACGACGGGCGCGGCGAGAAGCCGTCGCTGTCCCTGAAGGAGGCCATCAGCGCCAGCATCTCGCGCGGGAAGCTCGTGTCCGGCGCGACCGACGGGTCCGTGTCCGTGCATTCCGGGGAGCCGttgccggcggccgcggtgtCCAAGTTCGCGAACCCGTTCTGGATCGAGATGGGTGTCCTGACCCGCCGCGCGTTCATCAACACGAAGCGCACGCCGGAGATCTTCATCATCCGGCTGGCCGCCGTGCTGGTGACGGGGTTCATCCTGGCGACCATCTTCTGGCGCCTGGACGACTCCCCCAAGGGCGTGCAGGAGCGGCTTGGCTTCTTCGCCATCGCCATGTCCACCATGTTCTACACCTGCTCCGACGCGCTCCCGGTGTTCCTCAACGAGCGCTACATCTTCCTCCGCGAGACGGCCTACAACGCGTACCGGCGGTCCTCGTACGTGCTCTCCCACACCATCGTCGGCTTCCCGTCCCTGATCGTGCTCTCCCTGGCGTTCGCGCTCACCACCTTCTTCGCCGTGGgcctggccggcggcgccgagggcttcttcttcttcgtggCCATCGTGCTGGCGTCCTTCTGGGCCGGGTCCGGGTTCGCGACGTTCCTCTCCGGCGTGGTGACCAACGTGATGCTGGGGTACCCCGTGGTGGTGTCGACGCTGGCCTACTTCCTCCTCTTCAGCGGCTTCTTCATCAACCGCGACCGCATCCCGCGGTACTGGATCTGGTTCCACTACCTGTCGCTGGTGAAGTACCCGTACGAGGCGGTGATGCAGAACGAGTTCAGCGACCCGGGGCGGTGCTTCGTGCGGGGCGTGCAGATGTTCGACAACACGCCGCTGGCCGCCCTGCCGGGGGTGCTCAAGGTGCGGGTGCTGCGCGCCATGAGCCAGTCGCTGGGCGTGGACATCGGCACGGCGACGTGCATCACCACGGGGCCCGACTTCCTGGCGCAGCAGGCAGTGACGGACCTCACCAAGTGGGACTGCCTCTGGATCACCGTCGCCTGGGGGTTCCTATTCAGGATCCTCTTCTACATCTCGCTGCTGCTCGGGAGCAGGAACAAGAGGAGGTGA